Part of the Ornithodoros turicata isolate Travis chromosome 6, ASM3712646v1, whole genome shotgun sequence genome, ATTATAAAATGCACGAACTGCACAAAGAACACCGGAGCGTACCTGTGCCatatgttttcttctttttttacattcaaaatCAAGCTGATAGCTGTGTGATTCTGCAAGCTTATAAACTTGAGCTGTTCGGTTTTTGTATTTGCTTCGTGCCCCACGCTCAGGTTTTGATAATGAATTTCGTCGACCAGTTCGCCTGTgtctacgccattctgtcatgGACGTAGACCTATGTCTGGGTCTGCGTAGTACTGTGTGAAAATCACGAGTAATGGGGATtatgcattatttttttttaaactcttAGTTACATATTCTACAAATATAGGTGGAACAAATTCCTAGACAGCGAGTGCTTGGCAAGCATAGGAGAAGTATGAGACAAGTGTCTCACGCATTCACAGCCAAGTGTCTCAAAGTCAATAATCTGAGCCGCGAAGACATCTGAATTCTTGTTCTGATGACTGTTCTGATCTGACTCCCATATTCCTCTCTTCTGAAACAGTCACGGATACGTGACAAGCGGTAGCTTGGTTTGGAGTAAGCAAAGAGGGAAACGCTCATAAAGAGAGCCGACTAATGCCTTCTGACAAACATTAATAGCGCTCGCTCCATTTAATAAATCATTACTCCAACGGCTCTCACACCCACTTCGTACCTGAGTAAAATATTTGAAACCAGAGACATCAAACTGTATGTGTCAGAGGCTGAGATAGACCGGACAAGGAGGACGACAACGAAGTGTTTGCGCTTGCGCACTGTTCTGTTCGAAGCGAAGCTTGGCCGAAGCATGTGGCGGGCTTTCGCTAAGCTGTACTAAGTTTTGTCTTTAACTGAATAAATGGGAAGTTATATTAGTATGCATTCAGGCTTTATTCTTCAGTCAGGTTTCGCTCAGAGCTAGTAGATCTGTAGAGCAGggggtcttcctctacatgagtcctgaccggcgatgatggaatgtcccagcgggcaaatggtcgtggcctcacgctaggacggtgccggtataactgccgtgccagcgccgtatcgcgtggcagcagaggcacgtcttcgtcatcacacacgggccgccacatcactcccccccgaCGTGTAGAGCTAGCAGTTtgggtccgcgtcgatacatgaagaggaggaagacgggcgacacgtggaacagggacggctggtcttgcgtcttgtgctgagtgggcagaagtggcgggatgaacggtgcggacaagagctggccgggagggttccaggggcgggccgaaGTGGAGAGCAGAGTAGGCAGGTAGGCAGGACGTAATGCAGgatggggcgacagaaccgcgaccggttcgtgagcggtgAGCTCGTACTGTCGCCAAGGAAAGTGCCGGGCaggaccatcgcgaagcacggggagaccgggagtagaactcggtggcctccgtgcgggtccccggtggtaTGTTGGTCTCGGTGCCTCTTGACAGCAATTGGAGGGCCTGCCAGCATCCTGTATCGAAGCCTGATGGGAAGGCAAGGCAGGCAGGGTTCTTGGGACTGTCATGACGATGTGGATGGGGCAGTGCAGTCGCCAGCGGCGTACCGTGACCGGTACGGGAGTGTGATGGTCGTGAAGGTGCCGCTGGGGgaaagcccgaggagtgccatcgcgaagcatgtggcgacgtgacgcagagtgagAGACCATGGCGATGCGAGCTGAGTAGATGAGCGAGCTGGGTAGAACCATGGTGTTGCGCGGCCgtgcgttgcgatgagtggagccgcggtgaattgacgtcgtcgcctagcggttcctcggtagaacgatgcaccgtaccttcggagatGGCTTCGGGGGTGGGCtttcagaaatttgggatggtagtgggccgaattatgccgaacatggtgttcgttgttcgggtcaccaaatatagaggaggtggtcttcctctacatgagtcctgaccggcgatgatggaatgtcccagcgggcaaatggtcgtggcctcacgctaggacggtgccggtagaactgccgtgccagcgccgtagcgcgtggcagcagaggcacgtcttcgtcatcacacacgggccgccacagatCTACGACACCTGGGAGTCGCATTTTACTCGTATTTTGAGCCTGTCCGAGAATATTGTGCCAATATTCCGCGCCGCTGTTGACGGTTTCCCTTCTTCCGACTTGATGGGGAAACAATCCTCTGTCTCTTTTGCCTTATAAAAAGCGCAACACAGCTTGGTCATTCTGACCCAGCACATACCATGCGCGTGATGAGAGAACacgctactttggaaaacttagcACTATCGCCACGAGTGGCGCTGACTGCCGTAAACGTGGAGCGGCGCGAAAATTAACAGGTCAGACGTTCCAAGTTTTCCTAGCATTAGGAGGCTGTACTGTGCTACGAGATGGGAGACTCCACCGTAAATCTGATAAGATGTAACAAATGTCAAAGCTGGATGTACATGGAGGAGGTACCCTCCAACAGCGCCGAGGAGTCTAGGGAACCCATATCACGTCAGATCTGTGAAGAGCTAAAGAAATTTGCTACTCTCGTGGAAAAGAGCCACCTGAAAGCAAACGAAACCGAGGACAGAGTCCAGcggctagaaaaaaaaagtattgttTCTAACGGACCAGAACTCGAGACAGCTGGATATGATTGAGCAGCTGACCCAACGAGTCGCCAAGGTAGAAACCGAAAAATGGAAGCCTACGCGAGGCCATCAGAACGGCTGAAGGACTAGTAAACAGTTTAGACGCGAGCGAGACCCAGAAACAAGCTGAACCATGCAGATCCAGAATGGATTCCAGACAAAACAAATGGCAGCCAGGGCACTGCATACGCTGAGAGGACGACAGTATAGGTCGGGAAGCCGGGAGAGAGGGAGACAAGACACCCAAAGCTCCTGTTGACCTAAAAACGGACACTACTCAAGGGGAAAATCGCACACAATACAGACACAGACGAGACGCCGTTCAAAGACTCACTGAATACAGAAAGGTCCTCCTGGTTCGGGATTCCATATGTCAATCGCGTGAAATCAGTGTATCTCCAACAAATACGAAAGGATCCCCGGGTTGTGGCGCAGCCAGGAAAGGGAATTGAAGAGGCAGCACTGACAATCGAAGCCGAAAGTCCAGATGAAGGCACGATATGGTTCTCTTGCATACAGCAATAACCGACTGCCTCAACAAAGAACCGCTGCGCGATCTGAAAACTAAACTGGAATGCCTGGTGTACAAATTTCCAAACACTGACTTCCACGTGTGCACGCAGCCGGAAACTCCCTACCTTGGTGAAGCAGTACTTGAGGACGTTCGACAACTTAACGCAATGCCGGAAACCGTGGCAATGCAAAACACAAATGTGCGGCTAGTCGATATGCGGTGGAGAAAGTAAATTTTCCGTTCAATGTTGTCCACTACAGACCTCGAGCGAGGCAGCGGCCACGCAGCTGGCGAAGCGGACACTGGCTTTTTTAAGGAGGGGTCGCCGAAACGGGCAAACAGCGAGAAGACAAAACCCAGCTCAGCCCAGACGACCGAGACAGAGGTCTATATGAATTACGGAGGACCGCAAATGAAGCATCGCCCACCCACCCGCGACATGGACGCACCGTGGACACAATACCTACCACCAATGCCATGGTGTCCATACCATCCTCCGTGGCTGTGGTAGGACAAACAGGCTCACAAAGCGAAGATCGGCAATACcaccgcaaaaagaaaaaaaagaaggaagaagaaacaGGACGCTACCGGAGAAAGAAAGAGCTACAGATAAACACCGAAGAGGAAAAAATggatatatacatatatgctAACTGAGACACATCTCCGAAATGACGAAAATCGAATTATTGACCAAAAATGGGGATGGGTAGGCAGAAACCGCACCACAGGAGAGAAAAAAGTTGGGGGTAGGGGTATTGGGATAATGTTTGACAAAAAGAATGTCTAAATAACAATGCTCGAACAGCAATGCAAAGAGCATTTGTGGGCATCCGCAAAAATAAGGAACCAAGAGATCCTACTGTGTGCGCTATATATGGCAACACAAAGTGAAGAACCAAGTTGGAATCAAGGTATCTACAAATGTGTTTAGGAAGATCTTGCAGCCATAGACACAACACAACCAGTATTAATAGTGGGAGATTTTAATCAGCATATAATGGAGCTAgacaaaagagaagaaaaaggcTTGTTATGTAAAGAAATTAAGCTCCAGGAATAATTTGCAGATTGCAAACTTAATGGATACTTGCGTAGGAAGGTACATTTGGAGCCGGAAGACACAACAGACCGCAAATGACTACATACTGGTAAACAAAGCCTGTAATGAAGGAAAGATGCGGATCGGACTATTGCACATAGATGAGTCGAAACACTACAGCTGCATCTGCGATCACAATAGACTGAAACTCATAATCCAGGCCGCAACTAGGAAGATACGCCATATAAAACCCCCAAAACCAcgacgaaaaagaaaatggaacTTTGACTCCGTCACTAACCTACAAAGCTTCACCTCAGCACTGGAAAAAGCACTTGATACCGAACATGAGGTTGGATACGAGCGTTTTGTTACCACTATAATGGAGACAGCAGAAAATGCGACAGGTCATACGTGCATTGATACTCAGGGCcagtgctaggggtgtgcggggcctgaggcaaaggcacatcgtggggcctgtttcacacgattaagtgcatacttgatactttaaaaaaaaagtaatccctggttgagggcctcgtgcgcggggcctaaggcggtcgctttactctcccccccccccctatcgccggccctgttGATACTGAACAGACAAGACACCCATGGTTTGACACAGAGGTGGAAGAAGCCATACGACAGCGCATACTCCTCAATCGACAGCACCGGGAAGCGATCCGACAGGGAGTCAGCTACGAGGAAGAGGACGAAATCTGGAGTAAGTACGTACAGCAAAAGGAAACAACAAAATGCTTGTCGCCAGAAAAATCGAGGCACATCACAAGATCATCGAAGACACTATTTTAAAGGGAGGAAGAAAAGCAGGAGAGAACTTCTGGAACTACGTCAAATCCATCCAACGGGAGGAGGAGACAGAAAATCACGAACACATCGTACTAAGCACGGGCAAACCAAACGACAACGAACTCCAACAACTCCTTACGGAACACTTCAATAAACGTCAGGACATTCTAAATgacagacagaagaagaaagaaatttAGGACACGGAAACGTGGTCAACTCGAAACGCTGACTATGATCTCAGATTAGACGACCCAATAACAACAGGTGAACTAAAGACCAACCTAAGaaaattgcattgcaaaaagGCACCAGGGCCACACAGCATCCCAAATGAATTCCTGAAAGCATTAAAAGGTAGAGGGCTTGAAACACTCCGGCTATGCTACAACGATATTATTCACACTAGATTAATCCCATGACTGGAAGACATTGAAAACGAAACTCATATGCAAGCCTGGAAAACCAGCAGCGCAAATAGAATCCTACCATCCTATTGCAATACAGAGCTACGTGTACAAACTCTTCGCATCTGCTTTAAACGCTCGTCTGCAATCCCACTGCGAACACCACCACATCCTCAGTGAAATACAAAACGGCTTCCGGACACACGGAAGGGCAAGCGACAATGTGTTTATTTTAACCCAAATCATAGAACTGCAAcggaaaagagaagaaaagttGCTATTGGCTTTCCTCGACCTGGAGACAGCATACGGTGCTGTGGACCACGAAATCATGTTCAGAAAACTACGACGGATAGCACTTCTAGAAGAGGAAGTGCTACTACTCGAAATGCTATACTAGTACAAAGAATCGGAGACAGTCTACCAACTAGGTAACACAAATCAAACCCAGTCCCGGTGAAGGTGGGATTAAGACAGGGCTGCCCTCTCTCTCCAACCTTGTTTAACATATACGTAAACAACCTGCTACTAAAACTACACAATGAAGCAAGAGGAATCAGCTTGAAAACATTAACAACTGATGACCAGCAAGTAGAAACCAACGTGACAGCGCTTGCATTcgcaaatgacatcgttctaaTGGCCCCATCAGAAGAATGTCTCCAACATATGCTGAATATATGTACTGAAGAAGCTGGAAAAGACGGACTCAAATTTAATACAACGAAAACTCTCTGGATGGCGATAAACAAGGGAGACTCAGAGGATGCAAAATTCATGATATAAGACCAACACATAGCTCAAACAGAAGAATATAAATATCTGGGAATAACCGTCACTAATGAAGAAGACCCGTTAAAGAAACACGAAGAAAACCTGGTAAAAAAAGTCGGGTCGATTAAAGGGTCACATTTGGAACCTGGCGAAACAATGTTACAACCCTTACAATGTGGGAAGAGTGATCTGGAAAACGACAGCAGCACTGGCACTTACCTTCGCCAATGACATGATCGTTTTGTCCCCTGCAACACTAAAAATACTCGACCGACACCAGCGTGAACTTGGCAAATGGGATGGTCCTCATTTTCGACTAGAGACGCCAGAGCTAAGACCCATTATCCAGGATGCTTGATCCACATGCCTGAAACATAGACTTCAAAGAGGACTTTCCACCATATCAGATTCTGCGGACTAAAATCCAGATGGATCAAAAAGATTAACCAATATGATAGGAAATACAGCAAGGGAACAAAACGACAGACAGCACAAAGCGAGAAAGAATGGACAAAAATTACAACAGAAGAAATAAACAAAGTCGAAATTGAGGATTGGAGGAAAAACACAGGGAAAAAGCACAGTCTTAGGATCTACATGGACCACAGTCTACTGGacctccggcagattgaaaactctccgcctatgatATGTAGAGTGCAATGGGAGACAATAAAACAGCAAGCCAATGGGGCACAAGCCTCATTCTGTTGCTAACAAGGGAACTGTGCACTTGTGTGTTCTTGCACAATACCTTAATAATAGTGCTTGTAACAGTCACAAGGGGCCCTTACTTTGTTATAAAAGGATTCCCATTTTAGACTGTGCTTCATTCCGTGCTGATGATGCCCGTATAGGTGTCGAAACGTTCACACCTTTGTTTGTTTTGTGATTGTTATGCAATCCGGTGTGTTTTCTTTGTCCTATAAAGCAACATGTCCCCTGGCTTCTCGTCTATTTTCAACATAATAATAGTGATAATACTATAACCCTTTGATGCTGTTAGTATCAAACTTCCAGGTTGGAGATTTTTAGACATCTGCTGGCTCACCATGTGCTGCCAGAGATGATATGGCAATGGGAATGTTTTGGATTTTATGCAGTTAATTTGCACAACAGTCAACTGTGCTTCCTCAGGAATTTTGGGCATTCACATTAAGTACGTGGGATATTCACTTGTCAAGTGTAGTCCACTTCTTGAAACAGTGCTCCATGCTTCTCGTACTTTACCTCCTTTTATTGTCCTCCTATACCATCATCATACATTACCACATCAGGACAAAATCTTCTTAGCACTTTGGAACTCGCATGATACGTCTGCAGGCACGTTCAAACTCCTTCTCCGTGGCAGCCATCATGTGCAAGGGGGGCTGCTGGATACCATAGTCCTTCAAAAGTGCGATCCTTCTGTGCAGACGTTCCAGGCTACAGCTAAGCACTCGTGGGAAGAGGCTCACCTGGACAGGGCCGTAACCATTTGCAAATAAGAAATCTAAGAGTTGTTGTAGCTTAGGGGCATTGATTGTGAGGAGACGTGGGTTCTTTTGTGCGAGAAAGCGTACATGACTGCGACTACAGTCGAGCCGTTCCGCTAAATATGTGATTGTGTCTGCATGTGGCCAAAGGACGTCTGCACGTGCCTCCCAACGTCTTAAATGTGCTTCGAAAGTTTCCTCGGGACAGCGTAGCATCCACGGTCTCACTGGCAACAAGCCTACTTTCAGAGCCCGTTTCAGACGACTTTCCATCAAGGTTTCATTGTGACGAAATACCCACAGGTCTCGCAGAATAGCATCTGGAGGTACTTGTCCTTCGCGCAACAGTGACAACACACGTTTAAGTCGTCCCGTATCCTGCGTTAAGAGACAAAGGTGGCGGCGGAAAAGCGACAAGACCTGACCATACGAGACAGCCAGCTCTTCAGAGAGAAACTGGGCTCGCTCGGCTACGTGTTTCCACGGCTTCGGTCCCAACCGCCGCGCCACGTACGCCACAAGTGTCTCCGGCAGGGCCAGTACGGCTAGAGATTCCTCTGTCGGTCTCCACGACGTGCTCTCCCCGATGAGGTGTAGCTTACGCTCGACGCTCTGTTCGGCAAGCAGCCAGGGGTGTTGCACTATGTGAGCGGTTGAAATGTCACGAAGTTTAGCGCCTTTGAGTGCGGCACGAAGTTGACTTGAGTTCCACCCTCTGAGCTCTGGATGACGAGAACACAAGCTTTCCACTTCAGAGTCGTCAGATAGAGCGTTTGGCACTGCCGTCAGTTCTGAGTAAAATCGAAAAAGAGACACCAGTGGCGCTCGTCGTATAATTTTTATCAGCATAGCTAACACACTGCCTTTCCAAACGACAATTCATTAACCTGCACCAAACGCCTCAGCTAAAATTATCCGGTTgagccgccatattgaaagaGGAAGTGACGTTTTCGTTGCCTCGCCGCCGCATTAAGCCGGAAACGAAATCCATGTGCTTGTGCTGGCCACATTACAGTACAAGTACACTACGTACACACACTACACTGAAAGGTGAAAACACAAACACTGCAACGCGCTGGAGATCGCAGAATGTGCTACAGAACGCACGTTGGTGAGTTGTCAGTGAAATTGTGAGCTGATGGTTCCAGACATACGCATATGCATTACCTGACATTGCGCGGTAGCGTTGAAAAGCTATTTCTTCACATGCAGTTCTGACAAGTCTCAGGTGAGTGCACTTCTCATGTATCTCgatcacgacctactctatacaatatagtatagtagtaggtcatgaTCTCGATGTGCATATATGAACGTCAGCCTGGCAGCGTGCGAGTGAAATATGTAACCACCAAACGTATAAAGAGGGAGGAAACGGAAACTGCATCCACAGTCGTTAATTAATTCGCTATGGACCTCCTGTTATGTTCTCGGCGATGTTTAGTGCCACGTAAATTCGGGGAATAATATATACGGATAGTTGAGTACGTGGGACTGTGGAACACTCTCAGCGTCCCAGTCCTGCTAGACGTGGCTACTGTCCTGTACTAACAAAACTCACAATTTATAAAATGATATCACGATTGCGTTGCAGGTGCCTCCTCGTCTAAAGGAAAATGCTCACTCCAGCTTTCAATCTGCGTCAGGATGAGAACTTCCTGGTAATCGAAATAAAAGCTCCGTATACAAAGGTACTGGTGCAACAAAATAGTTTTTCCTGTGCTGTTGGTGACTGCTTTCTAAACTCACAATTTCTAAACTCACAAACACAAGTCTAAACTTGCAAAACTTTGCCTGTACTGCAGGTGCTGTATTACTGTGCTGTACTTTATATATGGCTCGCATACAAACACGAACTTAAAGTaccacagaagtcatttttaacaccctgttttcttcctgtaaaactgttaagtatgccagtaagatgcaccatgataagtaattcacaccaccgagtcataattatcacggaaagtacgccgcaaaaagcgacacTGCGCAACGGTGGTAAatagcagtaccagcctgtaaCCTCCTGCTGACGCTACAGAGCCCGCGCACGCTGATTGattcagagaaatgttgtctgctacttag contains:
- the LOC135396423 gene encoding transcription termination factor, mitochondrial-like, which codes for MLIKIIRRAPLVSLFRFYSELTAVPNALSDDSEVESLCSRHPELRGWNSSQLRAALKGAKLRDISTAHIVQHPWLLAEQSVERKLHLIGESTSWRPTEESLAVLALPETLVAYVARRLGPKPWKHVAERAQFLSEELAVSYGQVLSLFRRHLCLLTQDTGRLKRVLSLLREGQVPPDAILRDLWVFRHNETLMESRLKRALKVGLLPVRPWMLRCPEETFEAHLRRWEARADVLWPHADTITYLAERLDCSRSHVRFLAQKNPRLLTINAPKLQQLLDFLFANGYGPVQVSLFPRVLSCSLERLHRRIALLKDYGIQQPPLHMMAATEKEFERACRRIMRVPKC